In Mercenaria mercenaria strain notata unplaced genomic scaffold, MADL_Memer_1 contig_1850, whole genome shotgun sequence, one genomic interval encodes:
- the LOC128551940 gene encoding uncharacterized protein LOC128551940 produces the protein MGRFATEILLDVFNLSWKEGKLPQIWREAIMAPILKRGKDKVCFRSFRSTEDQTTHLAQEIENAFQAKTVTLVTGVDLQRAFDKVWMDVTLVKLQRNGVGGSMYR, from the exons ATGGGAAGGTTTGCTACGGAAATTCTTCTAGATGTCTTCAACCTGAGCTGGAAGGAGGGAAAACTTCCACAGATCTGGAGGGAGGCGATCATGGCACCTATCCTAAAACGTGGAAAGGACAAG GTTTGCTTCAGGTCATTCCGGTCAACAGAGGATCAAACAACACACCTTGCACAAGAAATCGAAAATGCCTTTCAGGCAAAAACGGTTACTCTAGTAACAGGGGTAGACCTTCAGAGAGCATTTGACAAGGTATGGATGGATGTTACTCTGGTGAAACTACAGAGGAACGGTGTTGGAGGCTCCATGTACAGATGA